From Heptranchias perlo isolate sHepPer1 unplaced genomic scaffold, sHepPer1.hap1 HAP1_SCAFFOLD_265, whole genome shotgun sequence, one genomic window encodes:
- the LOC137310613 gene encoding membrane-spanning 4-domains subfamily A member 15-like isoform X2: protein MKWARDGGGGEKKHPRSMDVPGIYLLLPQQRELTLRLRKPKSPPLPPGSKPSGSFLLSVGDFDKESDGIGVETAAGGKIGNGEGERGSIEQRGRPREGGQTQFEGESRGMSSPAVTQPTLVVTHVYSSSPRAAGPAVPTGANTAYTQKFLEGEPNALGVAQILIGLVQITFGLPLAIVTNSVSTNLGIPFLIGTVFIVSGAVSIAAEKNPQIKLITIYYMNVIFLIFTLLEFILCIVVSAFVCKATRCCHPYSSMPMILLDSSTADEQ, encoded by the exons ATGAAGTGGGCTCGAGACGGCGGGGGCGGGGAGAAGAAACATCCCAGGTCCATGGACGTCCCTGGGATCTACCTCCTTCTACCCCAGCAGAGGGAGCTAACATTGAGGCTTCGAAAGCCCAAATCCCCGCCTCTGCCTCCCGGCTCCAAACCATCAGGCTCGTTCCTGCTGTCTGTGGGTGATTTTGACAAGGAGAGCGACGGAATTGGAGTTGAGACCGCAGCTGGGGGAAAGATCGgaaacggagagggagagagaggctcgATCGAACAGAGGGGACGTCCCAGAGAGGGAGGGCAGACGCAGTTCGAGGGTGAGAG CCGAGGGATGTCATCTCCGGCGGTGACTCAGCCCACCCTGGTGGTGACCCACGTGTACAGTTCGTCTCCCCGGGCCGCGGGGCCTGCCGTTCCCACCGGAGCCAACACCGCCTACACGCAGAAGTTTCTGGAAGGCGAACCGAACGCCCTGGGG GTCGCGCAGATCCTCATCGGACTTGTCCAGATTACATTCGGCCTCCCACTTGCCATCGTCACCAATTCTGTGTCGACAAACCTTGGGATCCCCTTTCTGATCGGAACTGTG TTCATTGTGTCAGGAGCCGTGTCCATCGCTGCAGAAAAGAATCCGCAAATCAAACTG aTCACCATCTACTACATGAATGTAATTTTTCTCATCTTCACCCTCTTGGAATTCATCCTGTGCATTGTGGTGTCCGCTTTTGTCTGCAAGGCTACTCGCTGCTGTCACCCGTACAGTAGTATG CCCATGATTCTCTTGGACTCCAGCACGGCCGACGAACAGTGA
- the LOC137310606 gene encoding mas-related G-protein coupled receptor member A1-like — MTMLCRAQPAFNVSLSGGATNGSWEHEATHHKHSTIISAMLILTFLLGTPLNGAALWVLGYKLKRKNRFVVYVLNLVVSDFLFLVFQAAHSVCLFSGVSPKAPALLVFRSLIVACNEASAMLLTWISVERFFSVAFPVWWRVCRTKESAVAAAWAIWALSFCLGVLYGAIRSLASGGGGGRVQDSLISVEFVLTFLLPFLIFTLSNSFIICRPSRPSKKTTKLYGAITLNAVIFLMCWVPYHIFVFVYYRALLDGRPAQCAVGYYGAYYSVCLLHVKSCVIPLIYIFISSELKIKFRESLPSIFERRSSEDFGRASHGYDVEQCALGTSPRK; from the coding sequence ATGACCATGCTCTGCCGCGCCCAGCCTGCTTTCAACGTGTCCCTCAGCGGCGGGGCGACCAATGGGAGCTGGGAACACGAGGCGACCCACCACAAGCACTCCACCATCATCTCCGCCATGCTGATCCTCACCTTCCTGTTGGGGACCCCCTTGAACGGGGCGGCCCTTTGGGTGCTGGGCTACAAGCTGAAACGCAAGAACCGCTTTGTGGTCTACGTCCTGAACCTGGTGGTCTCCGATTTCCTCTTCCTCGTCTTCCAGGCCGCGCACAGCGTCTGCCTCTTCTCGGGGGTCAGCCCCAAGGCCCCGGCCCTCCTGGTCTTCCGCTCCCTGATTGTGGCCTGCAATGAGGCCAGCGCCATGCTCCTGACCTGGATCAGCGTCGAGAGGTTCTTCTCCGTCGCCTTCCCCGTCTGGTGGCGGGTCTGCCGCACCAAGGAGTCGGCCGTGGCCGCGGCCTGGGCCATCTGGGCGCTCTCCTTCTGCCTGGGCGTGCTGTACGGGGCCATCCGCTCTCTGGCCagcggaggggggggaggaagagtccAGGATTCCCTGATCTCCGTTGAGTTCGTCCTGACGTTTCTGCTGCCCTTCCTGATCTTCaccctctccaactccttcatcatcTGCCGGCCGAGCCGGCCGAGCAAGAAGACCACCAAACTCTACGGAGCCATCACCCTCAACGCTGTCATCTTCCTCATGTGCTgggtgccttatcacatctttgTCTTCGTCTACTACCGGGCCCTGCTGGACGGGAGGCCCGCGCAGTGCGCGGTGGGCTACTACGGGGCCTACTACTCCGTCTGCCTCCTGCACGTCAAGAGCTGCGTCATCCCCCTGATCTACATCTTCATCAGCAGCGAGCTGAAGATCAAGTTCCGCGAATCCCTGCCCAGCATCTTCGAGCGGCGGTCCAGCGAGGACTTCGGCCGGGCATCGCACGGCTACGACGTCGAGCAGTGCGCCCTGGGCACCAGCCCCCGGAAGTAG
- the LOC137310613 gene encoding membrane-spanning 4-domains subfamily A member 4A-like isoform X3, producing MSSPAVTQPTLVVTHVYSSSPRAAGPAVPTGANTAYTQKFLEGEPNALGVAQILIGLVQITFGLPLAIVTNSVSTNLGIPFLIGTVFIVSGAVSIAAEKNPQIKLLRTCLAMNIISSLMAGLGVIMYTIAILLTPYCMPYNELCASERDFNITIYYMNVIFLIFTLLEFILCIVVSAFVCKATRCCHPYSSMPMILLDSSTADEQ from the exons ATGTCATCTCCGGCGGTGACTCAGCCCACCCTGGTGGTGACCCACGTGTACAGTTCGTCTCCCCGGGCCGCGGGGCCTGCCGTTCCCACCGGAGCCAACACCGCCTACACGCAGAAGTTTCTGGAAGGCGAACCGAACGCCCTGGGG GTCGCGCAGATCCTCATCGGACTTGTCCAGATTACATTCGGCCTCCCACTTGCCATCGTCACCAATTCTGTGTCGACAAACCTTGGGATCCCCTTTCTGATCGGAACTGTG TTCATTGTGTCAGGAGCCGTGTCCATCGCTGCAGAAAAGAATCCGCAAATCAAACTG CTGAGGACCTGCCTGGCGATGAATATAATCAGCAGTTTGATGGCTGGCCTCGGAGTGATCATGTACACCATTGCCATCCTGCTGACCCCGTACTGCATGCCTTACAATGAGCTCTGTGCCTCGGAGAGAGATTTCAAT aTCACCATCTACTACATGAATGTAATTTTTCTCATCTTCACCCTCTTGGAATTCATCCTGTGCATTGTGGTGTCCGCTTTTGTCTGCAAGGCTACTCGCTGCTGTCACCCGTACAGTAGTATG CCCATGATTCTCTTGGACTCCAGCACGGCCGACGAACAGTGA
- the LOC137310613 gene encoding membrane-spanning 4-domains subfamily A member 4A-like isoform X1, protein MKWARDGGGGEKKHPRSMDVPGIYLLLPQQRELTLRLRKPKSPPLPPGSKPSGSFLLSVGDFDKESDGIGVETAAGGKIGNGEGERGSIEQRGRPREGGQTQFEGESRGMSSPAVTQPTLVVTHVYSSSPRAAGPAVPTGANTAYTQKFLEGEPNALGVAQILIGLVQITFGLPLAIVTNSVSTNLGIPFLIGTVFIVSGAVSIAAEKNPQIKLLRTCLAMNIISSLMAGLGVIMYTIAILLTPYCMPYNELCASERDFNITIYYMNVIFLIFTLLEFILCIVVSAFVCKATRCCHPYSSMPMILLDSSTADEQ, encoded by the exons ATGAAGTGGGCTCGAGACGGCGGGGGCGGGGAGAAGAAACATCCCAGGTCCATGGACGTCCCTGGGATCTACCTCCTTCTACCCCAGCAGAGGGAGCTAACATTGAGGCTTCGAAAGCCCAAATCCCCGCCTCTGCCTCCCGGCTCCAAACCATCAGGCTCGTTCCTGCTGTCTGTGGGTGATTTTGACAAGGAGAGCGACGGAATTGGAGTTGAGACCGCAGCTGGGGGAAAGATCGgaaacggagagggagagagaggctcgATCGAACAGAGGGGACGTCCCAGAGAGGGAGGGCAGACGCAGTTCGAGGGTGAGAG CCGAGGGATGTCATCTCCGGCGGTGACTCAGCCCACCCTGGTGGTGACCCACGTGTACAGTTCGTCTCCCCGGGCCGCGGGGCCTGCCGTTCCCACCGGAGCCAACACCGCCTACACGCAGAAGTTTCTGGAAGGCGAACCGAACGCCCTGGGG GTCGCGCAGATCCTCATCGGACTTGTCCAGATTACATTCGGCCTCCCACTTGCCATCGTCACCAATTCTGTGTCGACAAACCTTGGGATCCCCTTTCTGATCGGAACTGTG TTCATTGTGTCAGGAGCCGTGTCCATCGCTGCAGAAAAGAATCCGCAAATCAAACTG CTGAGGACCTGCCTGGCGATGAATATAATCAGCAGTTTGATGGCTGGCCTCGGAGTGATCATGTACACCATTGCCATCCTGCTGACCCCGTACTGCATGCCTTACAATGAGCTCTGTGCCTCGGAGAGAGATTTCAAT aTCACCATCTACTACATGAATGTAATTTTTCTCATCTTCACCCTCTTGGAATTCATCCTGTGCATTGTGGTGTCCGCTTTTGTCTGCAAGGCTACTCGCTGCTGTCACCCGTACAGTAGTATG CCCATGATTCTCTTGGACTCCAGCACGGCCGACGAACAGTGA